One stretch of uncultured Fretibacterium sp. DNA includes these proteins:
- the tadA gene encoding tRNA adenosine(34) deaminase TadA, translating to MRGCTPSGADEVFMNAALGEARDALRRGDVPVGAVVVRGGDVLGRGSNRKGCDPTAHAEVLAIRSAAERLGHWNLRDCDLYVTLEPCPMCAGACVNARIEALVFGARDPRAGAVGSLFDIPRDTRLNHRCRVRQGVLAEVCLSLLREYFSARRRGMEYEP from the coding sequence TTGAGAGGCTGCACGCCGTCGGGCGCCGATGAGGTCTTCATGAACGCCGCCCTCGGCGAGGCGCGGGACGCCCTTCGGAGGGGGGATGTCCCGGTGGGCGCCGTCGTCGTCCGCGGCGGGGATGTGCTGGGGAGGGGGTCCAACCGGAAGGGCTGCGACCCGACCGCCCACGCCGAGGTCCTGGCCATTCGCTCGGCCGCGGAGCGGTTGGGACATTGGAACCTCAGGGACTGCGACCTCTACGTGACCCTGGAGCCCTGTCCGATGTGCGCCGGGGCGTGTGTGAACGCGCGCATCGAGGCTCTCGTCTTCGGAGCTCGGGATCCCAGGGCCGGCGCCGTGGGATCCCTTTTCGACATCCCGCGGGACACGCGCCTGAACCACCGGTGCCGGGTGCGGCAGGGGGTTCTGGCGGAGGTGTGCCTTTCGCTGCTGCGCGAGTACTTTTCGGCAAGGCGCCGTGGGATGGAGTACGAGCCTTGA